The genomic stretch aaatatatgtatgtatatatttcgtagttattcttctatgttattgcagtcagccatggcaagaacactacaccatgctgcacgggtgccacttttgcatagaaacactacacggcgtgtattgcaacttgcactgcgtgaTGTGTAAGCAAATTCACCGGTGCGCGTGTGCAATGCCAATCCCCTACCCCGTGCATGAAGCTTCGGCCTACACACAAGCTGAGGGATTTAGCTTCGTAAAATTTAttcacttatgttcgagcgtcttgatagaaaaattttcactacacttttcccctctttattcactttcactatttaattatatcacttttcacttgcaaatacgtatttcggcactgacatagtgccttcgtcagtgcttatttggacagtCCAACatactgacgaaggcactatgtcagtgccgaaatacgtatctgcaagtgaaaagtgaaaagtgatagaattaaatagtgaaagtgaataaaaagtgaaaagtgtagttcGTAAAATTTCCAATACTCAGCATACCAGgcataaaaaatttcctcagccctgcttgcgttatgtaacatttgaacggacttttatgaatcaataaggGAGCGCTGatttataacgtaacgcaagaataattattgttgatctcctttccccctttgccgtgctttttgtttaaattttccgtatgggttgcaacactttgccaacccaacactctttcccgtttcctgagtgttacataatttgtaaacgttccctcgcgatatttctgttttagatcagctttacttcacttgaaacattatggctcaaaacccgacgttttgggtcaaaaaatgttgcgttacgtcatattggactgaagAGAACGTCCATTATTTacgtaccgtaaataaaaactattttcgaccccctctttcctctaggtaacgctctttgtatagatcttcaaaatttttagtattgattgcgacgtttCGTCAGTTCTATACCTCCcccaagcgttacgtatttttggacgatccctatacgacattgctgctttaggtaagttatatttaaaattgaaaaaaaaaattttttttttcatgattcgattatatacaattttgtatataatcgaatcatatataatcgaatcaatatataatcgagtctgtatataatcgagtccgacctgtaactTTAACCTCAGTTAACGTATTCTCCTATTTTACTCGTTTTTGAGTAACTGGCCATTTTATTTTTCGCGATTCAAACACTAATTTCGTGATTGGATGTGCAGAACCAAATTTGTGAAGTGAAGTGAGAGAGTGAAATTTGCTAAAAGAATCAAAATGGATAAAATTGCAGCTAAAGTAGACGCCGAGATGTGTAATAAATTGAAAGGAAAGctatttgaattaaaaaaattaaaaaataaataataatcattATCGAAGGATTTTGTTGTCATCTTCCTTCATGCGGGGTTCTGGCTCCAGAGCATGTAAGGAAGCTTAAATCCCAAATGTTCTGAATGTGGGTCGCTGTACAAcaggtttaaaaatttgaagcGCCACATAGTAACAATTCACTCACAGTTCGATGAATCAGCAAATCCGCCAAGCTCTGTGATTCCTACACAAGCTGCGTTTTCGTCGGCCTCAATGGGATCTAATCCGGAATTGGATGACTATAGCTCTGACGAAGTATTTCTAAAAGGTTCTGGTTCTATTGAACAGCTGGTTGCAGCCGTTAACGTTTTGGTTACAAGAATGCGTTGTAACCTTTCAATACCAGAATCGAAAACTAAGGAGTTTATTGAAACGGCGCATTCCCTGCTGCAAGAATATGAATTATATTTCAAAGGATTATTCAAAGagtatttgaacaaaaaaatctaTTAGCCACGACCATATTCCTGCAGGTGACCTGATGAAAAAACTGTCGTTACAAAACATTCTCTCCGAAATTCGAACTCATCAAATATACTTGCATATTTGTCGAAAGTAGCCGGAGACGCCTTACCTATTCCAAAAGAAGAAATATTGGGTACCCTCAAAGTCACAAATATCTCAAGAGTAGCTTCGAAAGTTGGTCATGCGCATAAaattcgaaaaacaaaaaaacgcaaACATGTAGCTCATTACATCTCTGTTAAAGATACTTTGGCACTCATTAGGCAGAATAATAAAGCAAGACAAATGGTGGCGAATGAGAAATACAGCGAAGGAATAATATAATACAGGGATATACAGACGGTTTATAGATGCAGAATCATCCATTTCTCCAAGCACACCCAAACCGTTCATTGCATCTTGATGATGTGGAACACTGTAATTCCTTGGGGCCCagcaaaaacttgaaaaaagcgacgattttcagtttcaaaattcaaaattctgaTCCTGTAGTCAATTCCCAGTTGAGTCATATTCATTTAACAGTATTGCCAGCGAATGTCGTAAGatttatcagtttttatgtcgtttcATTCATTTACGAATAGACGAATTTGCATAACCGAGCGATATATTACGCAACATATTTCTGTAAAATTCTGAAAACCATCTCCTAATCTCCcaaaaattagagaaataattgaaaattatacagacagacgtaacactgaaaCCCAGCTCCATCGCTACAAgaaacaatcatttcaaatttccaatcaaaTAACCGTCATCACGCGATAacaccgtctggggcgctgtcatgcaatctaatacatattttgtagttctcaatttgacacatgcacgtacgccagcgctgatgtcgaaatacaagacGCACCGCGAACACGGTAGCAGGtagtgctagtgttactatcgTAAATCACTggtatcatccaaacgatgattttattgaaaattgcaTGAAACGTGAtagctatcagatactcaaatgcttttcacttttccAGGCTTCTaagtgaaactcacatgaaatgcatatgtctactgaataaaaTTCAAAGGATAATTCATCTCACTAGGTCATGATGAACTcgaatgacaatcacgtagaatctacttGAAAAtgatagtggaaaatattcacgtaactTTCCCGGTaactatagacctttttacgtacggatgtgttagtgccactagttgagtaaaatatttactaatggctgttttgtttgtaatgctatgttttagcagctggacaaatattcagttgaacactcattatgtgttttaatttttttttctgaataaatgttttcattcgtgatcagaaatcggaagaagctgctgatcATAAtcaaccaaaaatggtaaaaagtgataaaagtcgaagcaacgagttgcgatgatttacagtttgtaGGAAACAAAatcaactttacacgggtttacacgtttgttagtgtgcgtaggtgaaaagtcacttatctctatagcgTGAAAATATTTCGAGTGTACCATAGAAatacagacattcatgttcatatagaAAACATtggaaatcgtgtgtaaaaatttgaatcaaaatacgttaaaaCGCTAACGgtatctgtcttgtggtgccacggttgcactgcataaatgtTGCCTTATCGATATTATATCGATATCAGTTCTTGGTTTGTCAGTGACACGAGCGCCacgtagcgggagcattaccacgtACGTATAAAATGACGGTTTCAAGTTTTCACACATcgtaaataagaaataagaagagGAAAGCTTTCAGCAACGTTCTGGCGAATGGCGAAGAATAATAACTACctacttttattttctttttccatGGTTTCGTATAAGAATGTTTAGTAAGAAATGAAATATATGCAAAATTCCATAGCTCAGCCCTGACCCTGCTTTCAAGTAAAGACAAGATAACAAGATACACAATTGTCAGATCTTCACATATACCTTGCGAACTTCAAGTAATGTGGCGCCCCCGAACGACTCCCAGAAACATTAATGGTGAATGTGTGTGTAATGTGCATAAACTATCTAATACGAGTttgacaataacaactacagaaatgcagggataccaaatgtgcagatttgtctgcaaaacgcagatttttggagtccgtgtgcagatttttagttatttgcagatatttgcagtttttccacggtttctgcagatttttgtcagagtctccttatatttgcgcagatgttcttaaaatgtgtgcagatttttacagacttgcctgcgcgagcgaaattttttcggatcacgggtagaattttttcagatttcgagcacgtttttccggtttttcgagcagttgcagacatttttcaaaaacatctggcatctctgcagaAATGCCAACTACAGAAAAAAACGTGCCGAACCTATAACACGCATACAGACACAGTTGATGTTTCTTGGACGCGTTAAGGTCGTTTCGACCTTGTTTACAGTCACATGCAGGGAGCTGTGCGTCTTGTTATTGTTCATCTTAGTTTCAAGCCAAATGCTTGACATTGTGtacagaacatatctggggtggcgTGGTGGTGATGATTAGGGATTTTAAACCTCTCTCAGGAGTTCCACACCAGCTTCAGTACTTCATCCACCGAGTCGccgttaattttcattttttgcatACAGGGTCCTTTTTATGTTCTTTAAAGTTTCGTATCAAAGTTTGTGCGTAGAATCGAATCAATTTTGCCTCTTCTTTTTCGAAAGTATCAAGGTATTTCTCTCCTCCATTGGTAGTGTCCTGATCTTCGTTCTGATTCTCAAAATTATTAAACAATCGTTTAAAATTTTACACACgtaattttgatgattttcgacAAAATTATCTTGTAAAATTCGGGCAAAAATCGAGCACGGAGATTCACCCTAAACCCGAGATTCAAAACAACTGCCGTACCTATATTTACTCCATTGGGCTAGACGATGGTAGAATATTTTAAGAGTGTAAAGTATATCGTCGAACATAAATTTAATTTGCATTGGGGCCACGACTGTCAATTGCGTTTCATCGAAAATTCGAATGTCAAACCTTCAGAATAGTGGAACTTGACGAGTTATATCATCACTCGGTAACAAAATCGTTTTCCATCAGGTAATTTTGAAGTATTTAGTAGTTATTttgttcaagaaaaaaatttgtgcTTATATatagttgaaataaaatacatttccTTTCCAGGACATTTGCAATCCCAAACCAACGATGGCTGCCAAAGGGTTTTGGTCATTTATTCCAACAGTCAAAGCCCAGGAAGAAGAAATTGTTGACCCACAAGCCGTTCTGAGGGTATGCATGAAATAACTTGAGTCCTAGACGGACGGATaatctaaaataaaacaattttaaggAAAAATGTGCTGAAGGAGGTACAGCGACCCGgctttatgaaaaatatcaggcTTGCAACGATCGTGTCAACAGCCGTAGCCAAACAGCGGAAACATGTGTAGAAGAGCTATTCGACTATTTGCACGAGCTGGACCATTGCGTTACAAAGACCCTATTCTCAAAGCTTAAATGAGCGATTGGTCTTCTATTGTAGTGTTGAATttggttttgtctttaaaacgGTAGGCTTTACATGAAATATGCTCTGATAAGGTTTATTACATTCTGAACAACCGTAATCAATAAACCATTCAACAAATTTGTTGTTTCTATTGGTGCTGCGGCAATTTCAGAATAAGAAAACctgttattgttttgttttcgatACGAAAAATTCGTGCGTATAAAATCCGAACGTATATAGGTAATCGTCATCTTGCATATTTGCTGTTTGACAATCAATTGTGGAGTCCAATGGATCGATACTCTAAATTTTTAGCGCTATATCAAATGAGAGGTATACTAAAATTACAATGTGATATTTACACCTGAAGAAATTCGAACGCTTTATGTATTTTATTCGAGATTGTATTTATAACTGTCGGTATAATCCGAGAATTTGTGAACATTTTCGTCATAATATATGAAGATTTGATTATTACGTGGTCATTTCGACGTACACAACTATGTGCTAGATCGTGTTAGATCGTCGACaagaaacacaaataaaaacaaaattctgaaTGTGTTATAACTTGGTTAAGAATAGACGGTATTGCTGAAACCGAATGCGAACGAATATAAACTTTTGTAGAACGCCAAAATGGCGATAGACTAATCGCCTATGGCATGCACTGGTTGCGAAAATAAGCAAAGGTACATATATCGTACAGTAGGTATATTTGTACGTACATGGTTTTTGAAAACCCATGTATAATACGTAAAACTTACGCTCCGCTGCCTACCTGCAAAACCTCGAAGCAGACGCAACACACTCGAACGGGTTTGTTGATGCCAAACTTAATAATCGGTACATCGTTATTCGAACAGCGGCTACACAAAATCCGCCCACAATGGCGACTGTTAAGAGTATGTTTATAAAATATATTAGTGATTGTCACTATAGAGTGGGATGGAAAAAAGGTTGTACTTTTCTTTTATTCTACATTTCGATAAGAAGAAATTAGATAGAAATTACTATTCGCAATTTTGATTCACAAATTCTAATTACATTGGTCATTTGGACCGAAATGTAAAATAAAGTTGGTTAGCAATGAAATGATGTTA from Wyeomyia smithii strain HCP4-BCI-WySm-NY-G18 chromosome 3, ASM2978416v1, whole genome shotgun sequence encodes the following:
- the LOC129728104 gene encoding cytochrome b-c1 complex subunit 6, mitochondrial produces the protein MAAKGFWSFIPTVKAQEEEIVDPQAVLREKCAEGGTATRLYEKYQACNDRVNSRSQTAETCVEELFDYLHELDHCVTKTLFSKLK